A region from the Desulfomarina profundi genome encodes:
- the rpsR gene encoding 30S ribosomal protein S18 codes for MAQRPQKKLFSRKKVCRFCADKELTIDYKDVKTLRNFVSERGKIIPRRILGTCATHQRQLCEAIKRARQIAFLPYSGSSQN; via the coding sequence ATGGCACAACGACCACAAAAAAAATTATTCTCAAGGAAAAAAGTCTGCCGCTTCTGCGCGGACAAAGAACTTACTATCGATTACAAGGATGTAAAAACTCTACGTAATTTTGTCTCTGAGAGGGGAAAGATTATTCCACGACGAATTCTCGGAACATGCGCAACCCATCAGCGTCAGCTGTGTGAAGCCATCAAACGGGCCAGACAGATTGCTTTTCTGCCCTATTCCGGGTCTTCACAGAATTAG
- a CDS encoding DUF2232 domain-containing protein, giving the protein MSEGSTENPEIRSILRNILLFSIALVLPGLQWTLFGWLHMLLPVCVFYLLGRYGIRSGNRMVLSSLALALLIYLLARRVDFFLLSVSLLPVSYVLIQSARRRESPAISGLKGVLVLAACWILAFAGLSIGAETSFYAQLLLTLDKGIGEALQYYRTSENISSDSLLLLETTLQQMKVIIPVIMPAMLGSFILLITWFTMVSGNKLVTRTCGWAPWEQYRYWQLPDKLIWIVIISGMIILVPTSPMRSFGINVLILLSIIYCFQGLSIAVFFLEKWNIPIFFRSFFYIMIIFQSFGTVLLLVVGIGDIWLDFRKLHQKPEEPGD; this is encoded by the coding sequence GTGAGTGAGGGTAGCACAGAAAATCCGGAAATCAGAAGTATACTGAGAAATATTCTTCTTTTTTCGATTGCACTGGTACTGCCCGGACTGCAATGGACACTCTTCGGCTGGCTGCATATGCTGCTTCCTGTGTGTGTCTTTTATCTGCTCGGCAGATATGGAATACGTTCCGGCAACAGAATGGTTCTTTCTTCGCTGGCACTGGCTCTTCTGATTTACCTGCTGGCCCGTCGGGTCGATTTTTTTCTCCTGTCGGTCTCCTTGTTGCCGGTGAGTTATGTTCTTATTCAATCAGCTCGACGCAGGGAATCTCCAGCAATCAGCGGCCTGAAAGGCGTACTTGTTCTTGCCGCATGCTGGATTCTGGCATTTGCTGGTCTGTCCATAGGAGCAGAGACTTCCTTTTACGCTCAACTGCTACTCACACTTGATAAAGGAATTGGAGAGGCACTGCAATATTACAGAACCAGTGAAAACATCAGTTCGGATTCGCTACTGCTGCTTGAAACCACACTGCAGCAGATGAAGGTTATTATACCGGTAATAATGCCTGCCATGCTTGGCAGCTTTATTTTATTGATAACATGGTTCACCATGGTTTCCGGCAACAAACTGGTGACACGGACATGTGGCTGGGCGCCCTGGGAACAATATCGTTACTGGCAGCTCCCGGATAAACTTATCTGGATCGTCATTATTTCAGGAATGATCATTCTGGTACCGACATCGCCCATGAGGAGTTTCGGGATCAATGTTCTAATTCTTTTGAGTATAATATATTGTTTTCAAGGTCTTTCAATTGCTGTATTTTTCCTGGAAAAATGGAATATTCCTATTTTTTTCAGGTCATTTTTTTATATTATGATAATCTTTCAGTCTTTTGGTACGGTTCTACTCCTCGTTGTCGGTATTGGTGACATCTGGCTGGATTTCCGTAAACTGCATCAAAAACCTGAAGAACCCGGTGATTAA
- the rplI gene encoding 50S ribosomal protein L9 — protein MELILKETISSLGREGDVVTVKDGYGRNYLLPQGKAMLANEQNLAILARNRAAIEAKLEKEQKLAEKTAKKISALNIEIEQLAGDDERLFGSVTNADICEKLADLNVNLDKRQILLTDPIKTLGETKVQVKVGFQMTAEITVKVVPLQAKE, from the coding sequence ATGGAACTCATTTTAAAAGAAACGATCAGCTCCCTTGGGCGTGAAGGTGATGTTGTTACCGTTAAAGACGGGTATGGAAGAAATTACCTGTTGCCCCAGGGGAAGGCCATGTTGGCCAATGAGCAGAATCTTGCCATACTTGCCAGGAACAGGGCAGCAATTGAGGCTAAACTTGAAAAAGAGCAGAAACTTGCCGAAAAAACAGCCAAAAAGATTTCAGCACTCAATATTGAAATTGAGCAGCTTGCTGGAGATGATGAGCGACTCTTCGGCTCAGTCACAAATGCGGATATCTGTGAGAAACTGGCTGATTTGAACGTTAATCTGGATAAACGGCAGATTCTCCTGACAGATCCGATAAAAACCCTTGGAGAAACAAAAGTTCAGGTTAAAGTCGGGTTTCAGATGACCGCTGAAATCACTGTCAAGGTTGTTCCTCTGCAGGCAAAAGAATAG
- the leuS gene encoding leucine--tRNA ligase: MNHKTDSRYDFNTIEEKWQKIWEEKKIYRVNEKSTKEKYYVLEMFPYPSGRIHMGHVRNYSIGDVIARYKRLRGFNVLHPMGWDAFGLPAENAAQKNNSHPADWTYSNIDYMRRQLRRLGLSYDWQREIATCNPEYYRWEQLLFIEMFEKGIVYQKETKVNWCETCQTVLANEQVIEGCCWRCDEAVHPREMSGWFFKITDYAEELLADLDLLKGWPEKVITMQRNWIGKSTGLTCNFSVDGSELTIPIFTTRPDTIFGVTFMSIAPEHPLLEELVQGTEKEDEVKEFAKEIIIEKQRRNIEEEPEKRGIFTGRYCINPFDNSKIPIYVANFVLMEYGTGAVMAVPAHDERDFEFARKYNLEIRPVVQPDDTILDPATMETASTLPGTLVDSGEFTGMDSVKAQAAIIAYAEQHGFGGPHVTYRLRDWGISRQRYWGAPIPMVHCEKCGVQPVACEELPVLLPEDAKGETCSPLHQRQSFIKTTCPQCGAAARRETDTMDTFMESSWYFARYTCPRFIDAPLDREKASYWLPVDQYIGGVEHAILHLLYSRFFTKVLRDLGYLDIDEPFTNLLTQGMVIKDGSKMSKSKGNVVDPHDLVQQYGADTVRLFSLFAAPPERDLEWNAQGVEGASRFLNRVYRFISAHRDILVQHQDIPVQPGPDGKALNRKTHQTIKRVTETIENNFHFNTAISAMMELFNVLSSLVGDSGESQVEPGIIKESVTTLLVLLSPMVPHFTAEMWEIAGNPGSVEDQPWPVYDIEAAREELLTIVVQVMGKVRSRLQVDPDISDEELIKLAMSDENARKFIADKPVRKTIVVKKKLVNIVI, translated from the coding sequence ATGAACCATAAAACTGACAGCAGATACGATTTCAACACTATTGAAGAAAAATGGCAGAAAATATGGGAAGAGAAGAAAATCTACCGGGTCAATGAAAAGAGCACAAAAGAGAAATATTACGTTCTGGAAATGTTCCCCTACCCTTCCGGCCGGATCCATATGGGCCACGTAAGGAACTATTCCATCGGGGATGTCATTGCCAGGTATAAAAGATTGAGAGGTTTTAATGTCCTTCACCCCATGGGGTGGGACGCTTTCGGTTTGCCCGCAGAAAATGCAGCCCAGAAAAACAACAGCCATCCTGCTGACTGGACCTATTCCAACATAGATTACATGCGCAGACAATTGCGTAGACTTGGCCTTTCCTACGACTGGCAAAGAGAAATTGCCACCTGTAATCCAGAATATTATCGATGGGAACAGCTGCTCTTTATCGAAATGTTCGAAAAGGGGATCGTTTACCAGAAGGAAACCAAGGTCAACTGGTGTGAAACCTGCCAGACGGTTCTTGCCAACGAACAGGTCATTGAAGGATGCTGCTGGCGCTGTGACGAGGCTGTCCATCCGAGAGAGATGAGCGGCTGGTTCTTCAAAATTACCGATTATGCCGAAGAACTGCTTGCTGACCTTGATCTTCTCAAAGGCTGGCCAGAAAAAGTCATTACCATGCAGCGAAACTGGATCGGTAAATCCACCGGACTCACCTGCAATTTCAGCGTGGATGGCTCCGAGCTGACTATTCCTATTTTTACCACCCGGCCGGATACTATTTTCGGTGTAACCTTTATGTCAATCGCACCGGAACATCCCCTCCTGGAAGAACTTGTCCAAGGCACGGAAAAAGAAGATGAAGTTAAAGAATTTGCAAAAGAAATCATCATAGAAAAACAACGCCGGAATATTGAGGAAGAGCCTGAAAAACGCGGTATTTTTACCGGCAGATACTGTATTAATCCATTTGATAATTCAAAAATTCCAATCTATGTTGCCAATTTTGTTCTCATGGAATATGGCACTGGAGCAGTCATGGCCGTACCTGCCCACGATGAAAGGGATTTTGAATTTGCCCGCAAATACAACCTGGAAATACGACCTGTCGTTCAGCCTGATGACACCATCCTCGATCCAGCAACCATGGAAACGGCCTCAACCCTCCCGGGCACCCTTGTGGATTCGGGAGAATTCACCGGAATGGATTCCGTCAAAGCCCAGGCGGCAATCATCGCCTACGCGGAACAGCATGGCTTCGGTGGTCCCCATGTCACTTACAGGTTACGGGACTGGGGCATCTCCCGACAGCGGTACTGGGGCGCCCCCATTCCCATGGTACATTGTGAAAAATGCGGCGTCCAGCCGGTAGCCTGTGAAGAGCTTCCAGTCCTGCTTCCCGAAGATGCAAAAGGGGAAACATGTTCCCCCCTGCACCAGAGGCAGTCGTTCATTAAAACAACCTGCCCTCAATGCGGAGCAGCAGCCAGACGGGAAACGGATACCATGGATACCTTTATGGAATCCTCATGGTATTTTGCCAGATACACCTGCCCCCGTTTTATCGACGCGCCTCTGGACAGGGAAAAAGCCTCTTACTGGCTGCCCGTAGACCAGTATATCGGTGGCGTGGAACACGCTATCCTTCATCTCCTCTATTCACGTTTCTTCACCAAAGTTTTAAGAGATCTCGGCTACCTTGATATTGACGAGCCTTTTACCAATCTGCTCACCCAGGGGATGGTCATTAAAGATGGCTCCAAAATGTCAAAGTCCAAGGGAAATGTTGTCGACCCACATGATCTCGTTCAACAATATGGTGCTGATACAGTCCGTCTCTTCAGTCTTTTTGCTGCGCCCCCTGAACGTGATCTGGAATGGAATGCCCAAGGTGTTGAAGGTGCTTCCCGTTTTTTAAACAGGGTGTACAGATTTATCTCTGCACACAGGGACATACTAGTGCAGCATCAGGATATTCCTGTCCAACCAGGTCCGGATGGAAAAGCTCTCAACAGAAAAACCCATCAGACCATTAAAAGAGTTACCGAGACGATTGAAAATAATTTCCATTTCAATACGGCCATTAGTGCCATGATGGAGCTGTTCAATGTCCTTTCATCCCTTGTGGGTGACTCTGGTGAATCCCAAGTTGAACCCGGGATTATAAAAGAATCAGTCACAACCCTGCTCGTTCTTCTTTCTCCCATGGTGCCCCATTTCACTGCAGAAATGTGGGAAATTGCCGGTAACCCGGGGAGTGTCGAGGATCAGCCATGGCCTGTATATGACATAGAAGCCGCCAGAGAGGAACTGCTGACAATTGTAGTTCAGGTTATGGGAAAGGTAAGATCACGGCTTCAGGTGGACCCGGATATCAGTGACGAGGAGCTCATAAAACTGGCCATGTCTGATGAAAATGCCCGGAAATTCATCGCAGACAAGCCTGTGCGAAAAACAATTGTCGTAAAGAAGAAACTTGTTAATATCGTCATTTGA
- the lptE gene encoding LPS assembly lipoprotein LptE, protein MKPVYRFLPVLFIVTFLMVSCGYHNPNIYTGPARSIYITEWKNRTNVMDLHSKIYRSLTKWFQKSSSISIVNSKKNADLILAGEIVSIDLPSLSYGIDSTTNEVKVRLRIRYILKEIATNKILLEIPNEVWTQEYLSGTSSSENADNETEALNIIIEDLAQKIYRNSISGLPQL, encoded by the coding sequence GTGAAACCTGTATACCGCTTCCTGCCTGTTCTTTTTATTGTTACATTTTTGATGGTTTCCTGCGGATATCATAATCCGAATATCTATACAGGACCTGCCAGATCAATATATATAACTGAATGGAAAAACCGTACCAACGTAATGGATCTTCATTCCAAAATTTACAGATCCCTTACAAAATGGTTCCAGAAATCATCCTCCATTTCCATTGTTAACAGCAAGAAAAATGCGGATCTTATTCTTGCCGGAGAAATTGTTTCCATTGATTTGCCGAGCCTCTCCTATGGTATTGACAGTACTACCAATGAGGTAAAGGTTCGCCTGCGGATCAGGTATATTCTCAAAGAAATTGCCACCAATAAAATTCTTCTTGAAATTCCGAATGAAGTCTGGACCCAGGAATACCTGAGTGGGACATCTTCCAGTGAAAATGCTGACAATGAGACCGAGGCATTGAATATCATCATTGAGGATCTGGCAC